In the genome of Coturnix japonica isolate 7356 chromosome Z, Coturnix japonica 2.1, whole genome shotgun sequence, one region contains:
- the MIER3 gene encoding mesoderm induction early response protein 3 isoform X5 encodes MPLEDLLAFYGYEPTIPVMAGSSADSSPSELADELPDMTLDKEEIAKDLLSGDDEETQSSADDLTPSVTSHEATDFFPRPLRSNTTCDGDKESDGEDVEADNGNSSEDLRKEIMVGSQYQAEIPPYLGRHSDNEKAYENEDHLLWKPDVISESKVKEYLFETSLRTGNEKLIGRIPEGLHTRDNEQALYELLKSSHNVKEAIERYCSNGKASQEEMTAWTEEECRSFEHALLIYGKDFHLIQKNKVRSRTVAECVAFYYMWKKSERYDFFAQQTRFGKKKYNLHPGVTDYMDRLVDEAEAHGGAVHSSVLTSNSRTETIPDQQLSILNSITANELTALTNSVATVCHTSDVNCLDDAFSPMDSLPRAPVNHVPVGTEELLNLPSNGESDCFNLFETGFYHSELNPMNMCSEETERPAKRLKMGIAVPESFMNDVSVNNLGVDFENHTHHITSAKMAVSVADFSSLSSNETNGFINTHTLHQHTALHSE; translated from the exons TGAACTTCCAGATATGACTCTAGATAAA GAAGAAATAGCTAAAGACCTCTTGTCGGGTGATGATGAAGAAACACAGTCCTCTGCTGATGACTTGACGCCATCTGTTACTTCACATGAGgctacagatttttttcctcgGCCATTGCGAT caAACACTACATGTGATGGAGATAAAGAATCAGATGGTGAAGATGTTGAAGCAGACAATGGTAACTCATCTGAAGATCTGAGAAAG GAAATAATGGTTGGTTCACAGTATCAGGCTGAAATTCCACCGTACCTTGGCAGACACAGCGATAATGAGAAAG CATATGAAAATGAAGATCATCTACTTTGGAAACCTGATGTGATCTCAGAAAGTAAAGTTAAAGAATACCTTTTTGAAACCTCCTTaagaacaggaaatgaaaaattaattggCAGAATTCCGGAAGGGCTACATACACGGGATAATGAACAA gCACTGTATGAACTTCTGAAGAGTAGCCATAATGTTAAAGAAGCAATTGAGAGGTACTGTTCAAATGGAAAAGCATCTCAGG AAGAGATGACAGCATGGACAGAAGAAGAATGCAGAAGTTTTGAACATGCTCTTCTGATTTATGGTAAAGACTTTCATCTCATCCAAAAAAACAAG GTAAGAAGCAGAACAGTTGCTGAGTGTGTGGCTTTCTATTACATGTGGAAGAAGTCAGAGCGCTATGATTTCTTTGCACAACAGACGagatttggaaagaagaaatacaatcTTCATCCCGGCGTAAC AGATTACATGGATCGTTTGGTAGATGAAGCAGAAGCCCATGGTGGAGCAGTGCATTCTTCAGTCTTAACATCTAATAGTCGAACAGAAACCATTCCTGATCAACAGCTAAGCATTCTGAACTCCATCACTGCCAATGAGCTGACAG cattgaCAAACAGCGTAGCAACAGTCTGCCACACTTCAGATGTGAACTGCCTGGATGATGCTTTTTCTCCTATGGACAGCTTACCCCGAGCACCAGTTAATCATGTGCCTGTTGGAACAGAAGAACTGCTTAACTTGCCAAGCAATGGTGAAAGtgattgttttaatttatttgagaCTGGCTTTTATCATTCAGAGCTAAACCCAATGAACATGTGCAGTGAAGAGACAGAAAGACCTGCAAAGAGATTGAAAATGGGAATTGCTGTCCCAGAATCGTTCATGAATGACGTCTCTGTAAATAACCTTGGTGTGGACTTTGAGAACCACACACATCATATTACCAGTGCCAAAATGGCTGTTTCAGTGGCTGACTTCAGCAGTCTATCTTCAAATGAGACAAATGGTTTTATCAACACCCACACTCTTCACCAACACACTGCCCTTCATTCAGAATGA